Proteins encoded together in one Salvia miltiorrhiza cultivar Shanhuang (shh) unplaced genomic scaffold, IMPLAD_Smil_shh original_scaffold_273_2, whole genome shotgun sequence window:
- the LOC131003835 gene encoding beta-glucuronosyltransferase GlcAT14A, producing the protein MGAEKKWLYTLFSGAFITFLIFLSFISGFSSSYYYAFPPNKPFSSTVDHGPGRPPSFAYYISGKSGDGERLYRLLLAVYHPRNRYLLHISADGSDEERVRLGAMVKSMPAVRAFGNVDVIGKPDPNTYMGSTNLAAILRAVAVLLKVDEGWDWFITLSATDYPLITQDDLSHVFSSIRRDLNFIDHTSDLGWKEGQRIQPIVVDPGIYLARRTQIFHATEKRPIPDAFTVFTGSPWVVLSRSFLEFCVFGWDNLPRTLLMYFTNVVLSQEVYFHTVICNSPEFRNTTVNADLRYFVWDDPPKMEPHVLSTSDYEEMVKSGAAFARQFEKGAAVLDMIDRNILKRDPNRATPGAWCRGRKNWWMDPCSQWGDVNVVKPGPRANKFGKSIDKLLDGWNERPDTCAK; encoded by the exons ATGGGAGCTGAGAAGAAATGGCTATACACCCTGTTTTCTGGGGCATTCATTACATTTCTAATATTCTTGTCGTTTATTTCGGGCTTTAGTTCTTCGTATTACTATGCTTTCCCTCCGAACAAGCCGTTTTCGTCGACGGTTGATCACGGGCCGGGCCGCCCGCCGTCGTTCGCGTACTACATTTCGGGCAAGAGCGGCGATGGGGAGCGGTTGTACCGCCTGCTTCTGGCGGTGTACCACCCGAGGAATAGGTATCTGCTGCATATTTCGGCTGATGGGAGCGATGAAGAGAGGGTTAGGCTCGGGGCAATGGTGAAGTCCATGCCCGCGGTTCGGGCCTTTGGGAATGTGGATGTTATCGGAAAGCCCGATCCCAACACTTACATGGGCTCCACCAATCTCGCGGCTATTTTGAGAGCGGTCGCGGTTTTGCTGAAGGTGGATGAAGGGTGGGATTGGTTTATCACTCTCAGCGCCACGGATTATCCCTTGATTACGCAAGATG ACTTGTCTCATGTGTTCTCGTCAATTAGGAGGGATCTGAATTTCATAGATCACACTAGTGACCTGGGATGGAAAGA GGGTCAAAGAATTCAACCGATTGTGGTGGATCCAGGTATTTACTTAGCCAGGAGAACACAAATCTTTCACGCTACTGAAAAACGGCCAATACCTGATGCTTTCACGGTTTTCACAG GTTCCCCATGGGTCGTCTTAAGTCGTTCCTTCCTTGAATTTTGTGTCTTTGGCTGGGATAATCTTCCTCGAACTCTTCTAATGTACTTCACGAACGTCGTCCTGTCCCAAGAAGTCTATTTCCATACCGTTATTTGCAATTCACCAGAGTTCAGAAACACAACCGTGAATGCTGACTTGAGATATTTCGTCTGGGACGACCCACCCAAGATGGAGCCTCATGTCCTCAGCACCTCGGATTATGAAGAGATGGTGAAAAGCGGAGCTGCTTTTGCGAGGCAGTTTGAGAAAGGCGCAGCAGTGCTGGACATGATAGACAGAAACATCCTGAAACGGGACCCAAACCGCGCCACACCCGGTGCATGGTGTAGGGGGCGGAAGAACTGGTGGATGGACCCATGCTCACAGTGGGGGGATGTGAACGTAGTGAAGCCAGGCCCTCGAGCGAACAAGTTTGGCAAGTCCATAGACAAACTTCTCGATGGTTGGAATGAGAGGCCGGATACATGCGCGAAATAA